A genomic segment from Streptomyces sp. NBC_00459 encodes:
- a CDS encoding LysE family translocator, with the protein MVDPSLYAAFLAAAFALCVAPGPDMMFIVAMGGRGGPVTGVLAALGVAAGALVHAVSAALGLSALFTTLPVLYHVLRWLGAAYLLYLAVKAFRDRSPLTAEEDVTSASGPSRPGRRRAFWQGAVTNLLNPKMILFNVAFLPQFVNPGLGHVSWQLLLLGLTLVLMGLSVDTTIGLLSGRLSSALRGSRRVARGLDIFSGTVFTGLAVRLVAAPK; encoded by the coding sequence ATGGTGGATCCCTCTCTGTACGCGGCCTTCCTGGCCGCCGCCTTCGCCCTGTGCGTCGCTCCCGGGCCCGACATGATGTTCATCGTGGCCATGGGCGGACGCGGCGGCCCGGTCACCGGTGTGCTGGCCGCGCTGGGGGTGGCGGCCGGAGCCCTGGTGCACGCGGTGTCGGCGGCGCTCGGTCTGTCGGCGCTCTTCACGACCCTGCCGGTGCTGTACCACGTACTGCGCTGGCTGGGCGCGGCCTATCTCCTCTACCTCGCGGTCAAGGCGTTCCGCGACCGGTCGCCGCTGACGGCCGAGGAGGACGTGACATCGGCCTCGGGACCGTCCCGTCCGGGGCGGCGGCGCGCCTTCTGGCAGGGCGCCGTCACCAATCTCCTCAACCCCAAGATGATCCTGTTCAACGTGGCGTTCCTGCCGCAGTTCGTGAACCCGGGTCTGGGGCACGTGAGTTGGCAGCTACTGCTGCTGGGGCTGACCCTCGTCCTGATGGGCCTCAGCGTCGACACCACCATCGGCCTGCTCTCCGGCCGCCTCTCGTCGGCGCTGCGGGGCAGCCGCCGGGTCGCCCGCGGCCTCGACATCTTCAGCGGCACGGTCTTCACCGGCCTCGCCGTGCGGCTGGTCGCGGCGCCGAAGTAG
- a CDS encoding rhamnogalacturonan acetylesterase has product MRRFNRAVLAAVTLSTATTLAAVPAAAHERPSHAPRALGIDNCTATACHFDVAPGTYDVRVLLGGETAASTAVTGETRRALLPETATAAGEHVARSFTVNVRTPEGEPTGAEGTPGLDLVLGGSAPALADIRVTRAARHTRQIFLIGDSTVCDQPGDPYTGWGQELPQYLRKGLSVANYADSGESTVTYLANSALFPTVQPLIRPGDLVLVQLAHNDKQTDEPTYRANLETLVAGIRERGGKPVLVTPIVRRWFNSDGTLNNGTALLVNGLGVDHPAVIRAVAAAQNVPLIDLTAKTKALVESFGVEGSKALYLYNEKRDNTHTSVRGATAYAELVRDELVAQRLVPRHGVR; this is encoded by the coding sequence ATGAGACGTTTCAACCGAGCCGTGCTGGCAGCCGTGACGCTGAGCACCGCAACCACCCTGGCCGCCGTACCCGCGGCGGCTCACGAACGGCCCTCGCACGCCCCGCGAGCCCTGGGCATCGACAACTGCACCGCCACCGCCTGCCACTTCGACGTCGCGCCGGGCACGTACGACGTACGGGTGCTGCTGGGCGGTGAGACCGCCGCCAGTACGGCCGTCACCGGCGAGACCCGGCGCGCACTCCTCCCGGAGACCGCCACGGCGGCAGGCGAGCACGTGGCCCGCAGCTTCACCGTCAACGTCCGTACGCCCGAGGGCGAACCGACCGGCGCCGAGGGCACCCCCGGCCTCGATCTGGTGCTCGGCGGGTCGGCGCCGGCCCTGGCGGACATCCGGGTGACCCGCGCCGCCCGCCACACCCGGCAGATCTTCCTGATCGGCGACTCGACCGTCTGCGACCAGCCGGGCGACCCGTACACCGGCTGGGGCCAGGAGCTCCCGCAGTACCTGCGCAAGGGCCTGTCCGTCGCCAACTACGCGGATTCCGGCGAGAGTACGGTCACCTACCTCGCCAACTCCGCGCTCTTCCCGACCGTCCAGCCGCTGATCCGCCCCGGCGACCTGGTCCTCGTCCAGCTCGCGCACAACGACAAGCAGACGGACGAGCCGACGTACCGCGCGAACCTGGAGACACTCGTCGCGGGTATTCGCGAGCGAGGTGGGAAACCGGTACTGGTGACCCCGATCGTGCGCCGCTGGTTCAACTCCGACGGCACCCTGAACAATGGCACCGCCCTGCTGGTCAACGGTCTCGGCGTCGACCACCCGGCGGTGATCCGCGCGGTCGCGGCCGCGCAGAACGTGCCGCTGATCGACCTGACGGCGAAGACCAAGGCGCTGGTCGAGTCCTTCGGGGTCGAGGGGTCCAAGGCGCTGTACCTCTACAACGAGAAGCGCGACAACACACACACGTCCGTCCGCGGGGCCACGGCCTACGCCGAGTTGGTGCGCGACGAGCTGGTGGCGCAGCGGCTGGTTCCGCGCCACGGGGTCCGATAG
- a CDS encoding rhamnogalacturonan lyase B N-terminal domain-containing protein → MSAANDRTPGIPGRSGLHLGRRALVLGATATAAGLALPGTAQAATFGYTDDGTNYVIDTGANLVFKVRKSNGDLSSLVYRGTEYQGYGGNNSHIESGLGASTVTIQQSGSTILVSVTYGTLKHYYAARSGENNVYLWTNKADTSVSATRFILRVKAGLFLNDEPDSYTYTNSTIEASDVFAKSDGQTRSKHYSKLRVIDYNYVGWTTGSVGLYVVRSNHEKASGGPFYRSLLRHQSADGGGLYEILYYGQNQTEDQRFGLQGPYVIALTDGGAPSSSLYAGTLTTPWADSLGISGYVAASGRGRVAGVGITGRNTAYAYTVGIANSAAQYWGSARASDGYFSIAGALPGTYTLTVFKGELAVYTTTVTVTAGGTTTLNSIAIPSTNDPSNASAIWRINDWNGTPSGFKNADLMTYAHPSDVRAAAWTGNVVVGSGTETSGFPCYIWKDVNSGLLVYFKLTAAQAAAAHTLRIGVTTAFANGRPQVVVNDTWTSAIPSPPTQPTSRSLTNGSYRGNNNTFTYSVPASAWLTDTSQYNVLKINVVSGSGTTSYLSAGTAIDALDLLA, encoded by the coding sequence ATGTCCGCAGCCAACGACAGAACACCCGGTATCCCCGGGCGCTCCGGGCTCCACCTCGGCCGCCGTGCACTCGTCCTCGGCGCCACGGCCACCGCGGCCGGACTCGCCCTTCCCGGCACCGCGCAGGCGGCGACCTTCGGCTACACCGACGACGGCACGAACTACGTCATCGACACCGGCGCCAACCTCGTCTTCAAGGTCCGCAAGTCCAACGGCGACCTGTCCTCGCTGGTCTACCGCGGCACCGAGTACCAGGGCTACGGCGGCAACAACTCGCACATCGAGTCCGGCCTCGGTGCCTCCACCGTGACGATCCAGCAGTCCGGTTCGACGATCCTGGTCAGCGTCACCTACGGCACGCTGAAGCACTACTACGCGGCTCGCAGCGGCGAGAACAACGTCTACTTGTGGACCAACAAGGCCGACACGTCGGTCTCGGCGACCCGCTTCATCCTGCGGGTCAAGGCGGGCCTGTTCCTCAACGACGAGCCCGACTCGTACACGTACACCAACAGCACGATCGAGGCCTCGGACGTCTTCGCGAAGTCCGACGGCCAGACCCGCTCGAAGCACTACTCGAAGCTGCGGGTCATCGACTACAACTACGTCGGCTGGACCACCGGCAGCGTCGGCCTGTACGTGGTGCGCAGCAACCACGAGAAGGCCTCCGGCGGCCCCTTCTACCGCTCCCTCCTGCGCCACCAGAGCGCGGACGGCGGCGGCCTGTACGAGATCCTGTACTACGGCCAGAACCAGACCGAGGACCAGCGCTTCGGCCTCCAGGGCCCGTACGTCATCGCCCTCACGGACGGCGGCGCGCCCTCCTCGTCGCTGTACGCGGGAACGCTCACCACCCCCTGGGCGGACTCGCTCGGCATCTCCGGCTACGTCGCCGCGAGCGGCCGGGGCCGGGTCGCCGGCGTCGGGATCACCGGGCGCAACACGGCGTACGCGTACACGGTCGGGATCGCCAACTCGGCGGCGCAGTACTGGGGTTCGGCCCGCGCGTCCGACGGCTACTTCTCCATCGCGGGTGCCCTTCCGGGGACGTACACGCTCACGGTGTTCAAGGGCGAACTCGCCGTCTACACCACCACGGTGACGGTCACCGCCGGTGGCACGACCACGCTCAACTCGATCGCGATCCCGTCCACGAACGACCCCAGCAACGCGAGCGCGATCTGGCGGATCAACGACTGGAACGGCACGCCGAGCGGCTTCAAGAACGCCGACCTGATGACGTACGCGCATCCGTCGGACGTCCGGGCAGCCGCCTGGACCGGCAACGTGGTGGTCGGCAGCGGCACCGAGACGTCGGGGTTCCCCTGCTACATCTGGAAGGACGTCAACAGCGGTCTGCTGGTGTACTTCAAGCTGACCGCGGCGCAGGCCGCCGCCGCGCACACCCTGCGCATCGGCGTGACGACGGCCTTCGCCAACGGCCGGCCGCAGGTCGTCGTCAACGACACCTGGACGTCGGCCATCCCCTCCCCGCCCACCCAGCCGACCAGCCGGTCGCTGACCAACGGGTCCTACCGGGGGAACAACAACACGTTCACCTACAGCGTCCCGGCGAGCGCCTGGCTCACGGACACCAGTCAGTACAACGTGCTGAAGATCAACGTGGTGAGCGGTTCGGGGACGACCTCCTACCTCAGTGCCGGGACGGCGATCGACGCGCTCGACCTGCTGGCCTAG